From Methanobacterium spitsbergense, a single genomic window includes:
- a CDS encoding transglutaminase-like domain-containing protein: protein AQNFYYSNNRLPTYVSYGTSKINITEFQKIIATQGLKIDIKTANSFVKVEPDRSSVAALAKSLIVGSTSTYNSGVSIFNWVRDNISYSFYYNTKYGAEGTLRNMTGNCCDTANILVALARNAGITARYVHGTCQFSSGTWYGHVWAQLYLNGKWVTADGTSYRNSLGVVKNWDTSNYKLNGIYTTLPF, encoded by the coding sequence GCTCAGAACTTCTACTACTCAAACAACAGACTACCCACCTACGTGAGTTACGGTACCAGCAAGATAAACATAACAGAATTCCAGAAGATTATAGCAACACAGGGATTAAAAATAGACATTAAAACAGCAAATTCCTTTGTAAAAGTTGAACCAGATAGAAGTTCTGTGGCTGCACTTGCAAAATCACTAATAGTGGGTTCTACATCCACATATAATAGTGGAGTAAGTATTTTTAATTGGGTTAGAGACAACATTAGCTATTCCTTCTACTATAACACTAAGTATGGTGCTGAGGGCACATTAAGAAACATGACAGGAAATTGTTGTGATACAGCAAACATTCTCGTTGCTCTTGCAAGGAATGCTGGAATAACAGCTAGGTACGTCCATGGAACATGCCAGTTTTCAAGCGGAACTTGGTATGGCCATGTATGGGCTCAGTTATATTTGAATGGTAAGTGGGTTACTGCCGATGGAACCAGTTATAGAAATTCACTTGGAGTTGTTAAAAACTGGGACACTTCAAACTATAAATTAAACGGTATATACACTACACTACCATTTTAG